In Zonotrichia leucophrys gambelii isolate GWCS_2022_RI chromosome 6, RI_Zleu_2.0, whole genome shotgun sequence, one genomic interval encodes:
- the SEC31B gene encoding protein transport protein Sec31B isoform X3, with protein MKLKEIERTAVQAWSPANNHPIYLATGTSAQQLDASFSTNATLEIFEADFRDPSLDMKQKGALPASNRFHKLIWGNFGNGSAESSGVLIGGGDNGVLTMYSVQRVLASKGDPVIAQAEKHSGPVRALDFNPFQNNLLASGANDSEIFIWDLNNFSVPMTPGTKSQPHEDISVVSWNRQVQHILSSAHPSGKAVVWDLRKNEPIIKVSDHSNRMHCSGMAWHPEVATQLVLSSEDDRLPVIQIWDLRFATSPLSQLEGHTRGVLSVSWCQADPELLLSSAKDNRILCWNPSMGEVVYELPIRSQWCFDVQWCPRNPSVFSAATFDGWINIYSVMGGNLEAQQKTQADKISSSFNNLDPFGTGQSLPPLQVPEQVTQTTLIPPLKKPPKWIRRPVGVSFAFGGKLITFGLTKAPGQQMQQTYPHQVFISQVTTETEFLLRSKELQMALQSGNLLDYCQGKIQTAKLPFDENLWNFLKVNLEQESRTKLLKLLGYSKEDLQKKIASCLSNGIPDKQPLPEAGDTNSAPDQLLMNSSDDVAAVSSSSAFFDNLIPQNMSTLEIPVTEDTDGLISQALLLGNFEGAVELCMRAERFADAIILAIAGGDNLLRETQKRYFAKRKTNLSVLLSSIVQQKWQDIVCTCDLQSWKEALAILLTYSKQEDYTQLCDMLGARLESEGDAALSNDACLCYISSGNVERLVECWVKNHETSSPLALQDLVEKVMVLSRSIEMLRGTAAPAPGPVLAERITQYANLLASQGCLAAAMNYLPSSSRELLIEQLRDRLFHAQGESVGDQQPPPFPYARVNVGVIKPAAAKGASILEGAAHKAGPRHPEKPNYPSSFAPSAASQPSVPSLFTPQPVPAMPVTPHHVAPPQASTGPQTSVYSRDTYPYPQYNLGLNPATVSGPAVSQSQPFGPMGVRPVGPAHFPSQPSLPGQLMPMTSPGVPPPRPALFTPASAPSSQLPAACPLPPASQSPLDFSSAPFNCPMNMGYPQGGPGAPSTKPLPAAIPPPPTAAQESWSDPSTGRGSLQKKKLPEKFTPLAPITAPVMGVPAEPQGIHPQLSRLQESGQSPPGAPKEGSLQYHQLPRESIERKELPPEHQALKATFEGLVQRCSAVATDPKTRRKLEDALQRLECLYEKLREQALSPNILMGLHEIARCIEAKNYPQGLLVHTQVVSSSSFSEVSGFMPILKVLMTIAGKLNV; from the exons GAACATCTGCCCAACAACTGGATGCATCCTTCAGCACAAATGCCACCTTGGAAATATTTGAAGCTGACTTCAGGGATCCCTCCCTGGATATGAAGCAGAAAGGAGCACTTCCTGCCTCAAACAG GTTTCATAAGCTGATCTGGGGGAACTTTGGCAATGGTTCTGCAGAGTCCTCCGGAGTGCTCATTGGCGGGGGGGATAACGGAGTGCTGACCATGTACAGCGTGCAGCGCGTCCTGGCCTCCAAGGGCGACCCCGTCATTGCGCAGGCAGAGAAGCACTCAGGGCCTGTTCGAGCCCTTGACTTCAACCCTTTCCAG aataATCTCTTGGCTTCTGGAGCCAATGATTCTGAAATTTTCATCTGGGACTTGAATAATTTCAGTGTGCCTATGACTCCGGGGACTAAATCACAG CCGCATGAAGACATCAGTGTGGTGTCCTGGAATCGGCAGGTGCAGCATATCCTGTCCTCTGCTCACCCCAGCGGCAAGGCTGTGGTCTGGGACCTCAGGAAGAATGAGCCCATCATCAAAGTCAGTGACCACAGCAACAGA ATGCATTGCTCAGGAATGGCCTGGCATCCAGAAGTTGCAACCCAGCTAGTCCTTTCCTCTGAGGATGACCGTTTGCCAGTGATCCAAATATGGGACTTACGCTTTGCTACCTCTCCTCTTAGCCAGCTGGAAGGGCACACCAG GGGAGTTCTCTCTGTTTCTTGGTGCCAGGCTGACCCTGAACTGCTTTTGAGTAGTGCCAAAGACAACCGAATCTTGTGCTGGAACCCAAGTATGGGGGAG GTGGTGTATGAGTTGCCCATTCGGAGTCAGTGGTGCTTTGATGTCCAGTGGTGTCCTAGGAATCCTTCAGTCTTCTCTGCTGCCACTTTTGATGGGTGGATCAACATTTATTCTGTTATGGGTGGGAACTTAGAAGCTCAGCAGAAGACACAGGCTGACAAG ATATCTTCCTCCTTCAACAACCTGGATCCCTTTGGCACAGGACAGAgccttcctcctctgcaggtGCCAGAGCAAGTAACTCAGACCACCTTGATTccaccattaaaaaaaccacccaagTGGATTCGCAGACCTGTGGGGGTTTCATTTGCA TTTGGAGGAAAACTGATTACCTTTGGTCTAACCAAAGCTCCTGGACAGCAAATGCAGCAGACTTACCCACACCAGGTATTCATCAGTCAAGTCACTACTGAAACTGAATTCCTACTCCGATCCAAAGAACTGCAGATGGCCTTGCAGTCAGGGAACCTCCTTGATTACTGCCAGGGCAAGATCCAGACAGCCAAGCTGCCATTTGATGAGAACCTTTGGAACTTCTTGAAG GTGAATTTGGAGCAAGAGTCCAGGACTAAACTTCTCAAGCTGCTGGGCTACAGTAAAGAGGATCTGCAAAAAAAG ATTGCCTCATGTTTGAGTAATGGGATCCCAGATAAACAGCCCCTTCCTGAGGCAGGTGATACAAATTCTGCTCCAGATCAG CTTTTGATGAATTCCAGCGATGATGTAGCTGCTGTTTCTTCCTCTTCAGCCTTTTTTGATAACCTCATCCCACAGAATATGAGCACATTGGAGATTCCTGTCACAGAAG ACACAGATGGACTCATCAGCCAAGCCCTTTTGttggggaattttgagggtGCAGTGGAGCTGTGCATGCGAGCAGAGCGCTTTGCTGATGCCATCATCTTAGCCATAGCTGGTGGGGATAACCTCCTGAGGGAAACCCAGAAGCGCTACTTTGCCAAGCGGAAAACAAATCTATCCGTG ctgctttcctccaTTGTGCAGCAGAAGTGGCAAGATATTGTTTGCACTTGTGATCTACAGAGCTGGAAGGAGGCACTGGCCATCTTGTTAACATACTCAAAGCAGGAAGACTACACTCAGCTCTGTG ACATGTTGGGTGCCCGCCTGGAGTCAGAGGGAGATGCAGCCCTGTCCAATGATGCCTGCCTCTGCTATATCTCATCAGGCAATGTGGAGAGGCTGGTGGAATGTTGGGTAAAAAACCATGAGACTTCATCACCACTTGCCCTACAG GATCTTGTAGAGAAGgtgatggtgctgagcaggtccATTGAGATGCTCCGAggcactgcagcaccagcaccaggccCTGTCTTGGCAGAACGAATCACCCAGTATGCCAATCTCCTGGCTTCACAAGGATGCTTGGCAGCTGCAATGAATTACCTACCCAGCAGCTCTAGAGAG CTCCTGATTGAACAGCTCCGAGACCGGCTCTTTCATGCTCAGGGAGAGAGTGTGGGTGATCAGCAgccacccccttttccctatGCTCGTGTCAACGTAGGGGTCATCAAACCCGCAGCAGCCAAGGGTGCTTCCATCCTTGAAGGAGCAGCCCACAAAGCAGGTCCCAGACATCCAGAGAAG CCCAACTATCCGTCGTCATTTGCCCCTTCAGCAGCATCTCAGCCTTCAGTGCCTTCCCTCTTCACACCTCAGCCAGTGCCAGCAATGCCTGTGACACCTCACCATGTTGCCCCTCCCCAGGCCAGCACAGGTCCACAAACAAGTGTCTATTCCAGAGACACATACCCATACCCACAGTACAACTTGGGCTTGAATCCAGCAACTGTCTCAGGGCCAG CTGTGTCACAGTCTCAGCCATTTGGACCGATGGGAGTCAGACCTGTTGGTCCTGCTCATTTCCCCAGTCAGCCCTCTCTGCCAGGACAGTTGATGCCCATGACATCTCCTGGTGTTCCACCACCCAGACCTGCCCTCTTCACTCCAGCCTCAGCCCCATCATCTCAGcttcctgcagcctgtcctCTCCCTCCAGCAAGCCAGTCTCCTCTAGACTTCTCTTCAGCACCTTTCAACTGCCCCATGAACATGGGTTATCCTCAGGGAGGTCCTGGAGCTCCATCTACTAAACCACTGCCAGCagccattcctcctcctcccacag CAGCTCAGGAATCTTGGAGTGATCCCTCTACTGGAAGAGGAagccttcaaaagaaaaag TTGCCTGAGAAATTTACTCCTCTGGCCCCCATCACAGCTCCAGTAATGGGCGTGCCTGCTGAACCCCAAGGGATCCATCCTCAGCTATCCAGGTTGCAAGAATCTGGCCAGTCACCCCCAGGAGCACCCAAGGAAGGCAGCCTACAG tatCACCAGCTACCTAGGGAAAGCATTgagaggaaggagctgccccCTGAGCACCAGGCTTTGAAGGCTACGTTTGAAGGGCTGGTACAACGCTGCTCGGCTGTTGCCACTGATCCA AAAACGCGAAGGAAGCTGGAGGACGCGCTGCAGCGGCTGGAGTGTTTGTACGAGAAGCTGCGCGAGCAGGCC CTCTCTCCAAACATCCTCATGGGTCTCCATGAAATTGCCCGATGCATTGAGGCTAAGAACTACCCACAGGGTCTCCTGGTTCACACCCAAgttgtgagcagcagcagtttcagtGAGGTGTCTGGTTTCATGCCCATCCTGAAAGTCCTCATGACCATAGCAGGCAAGCTGAATGTGTAA
- the SEC31B gene encoding protein transport protein Sec31B isoform X4, whose translation MKLKEIERTAVQAWSPANNHPIYLATGTSAQQLDASFSTNATLEIFEADFRDPSLDMKQKGALPASNRFHKLIWGNFGNGSAESSGVLIGGGDNGVLTMYSVQRVLASKGDPVIAQAEKHSGPVRALDFNPFQNNLLASGANDSEIFIWDLNNFSVPMTPGTKSQPHEDISVVSWNRQVQHILSSAHPSGKAVVWDLRKNEPIIKVSDHSNRMHCSGMAWHPEVATQLVLSSEDDRLPVIQIWDLRFATSPLSQLEGHTRGVLSVSWCQADPELLLSSAKDNRILCWNPSMGEVVYELPIRSQWCFDVQWCPRNPSVFSAATFDGWINIYSVMGGNLEAQQKTQADKISSSFNNLDPFGTGQSLPPLQVPEQVTQTTLIPPLKKPPKWIRRPVGVSFAFGGKLITFGLTKAPGQQMQQTYPHQVFISQVTTETEFLLRSKELQMALQSGNLLDYCQGKIQTAKLPFDENLWNFLKVNLEQESRTKLLKLLGYSKEDLQKKIASCLSNGIPDKQPLPEAGDTNSAPDQLLMNSSDDVAAVSSSSAFFDNLIPQNMSTLEIPVTEDTDGLISQALLLGNFEGAVELCMRAERFADAIILAIAGGDNLLRETQKRYFAKRKTNLSVLLSSIVQQKWQDIVCTCDLQSWKEALAILLTYSKQEDYTQLCDMLGARLESEGDAALSNDACLCYISSGNVERLVECWVKNHETSSPLALQDLVEKVMVLSRSIEMLRGTAAPAPGPVLAERITQYANLLASQGCLAAAMNYLPSSSRELLIEQLRDRLFHAQGESVGDQQPPPFPYARVNVGVIKPAAAKGASILEGAAHKAGPRHPEKPNYPSSFAPSAASQPSVPSLFTPQPVPAMPVTPHHVAPPQASTGPQTSVYSRDTYPYPQYNLGLNPATVSGPAVSQSQPFGPMGVRPVGPAHFPSQPSLPGQLMPMTSPGVPPPRPALFTPASAPSSQLPAACPLPPASQSPLDFSSAPFNCPMNMGYPQGGPGAPSTKPLPAAIPPPPTAQESWSDPSTGRGSLQKKKLPEKFTPLAPITAPVMGVPAEPQGIHPQLSRLQESGQSPPGAPKEGSLQYHQLPRESIERKELPPEHQALKATFEGLVQRCSAVATDPKTRRKLEDALQRLECLYEKLREQALSPNILMGLHEIARCIEAKNYPQGLLVHTQVVSSSSFSEVSGFMPILKVLMTIAGKLNV comes from the exons GAACATCTGCCCAACAACTGGATGCATCCTTCAGCACAAATGCCACCTTGGAAATATTTGAAGCTGACTTCAGGGATCCCTCCCTGGATATGAAGCAGAAAGGAGCACTTCCTGCCTCAAACAG GTTTCATAAGCTGATCTGGGGGAACTTTGGCAATGGTTCTGCAGAGTCCTCCGGAGTGCTCATTGGCGGGGGGGATAACGGAGTGCTGACCATGTACAGCGTGCAGCGCGTCCTGGCCTCCAAGGGCGACCCCGTCATTGCGCAGGCAGAGAAGCACTCAGGGCCTGTTCGAGCCCTTGACTTCAACCCTTTCCAG aataATCTCTTGGCTTCTGGAGCCAATGATTCTGAAATTTTCATCTGGGACTTGAATAATTTCAGTGTGCCTATGACTCCGGGGACTAAATCACAG CCGCATGAAGACATCAGTGTGGTGTCCTGGAATCGGCAGGTGCAGCATATCCTGTCCTCTGCTCACCCCAGCGGCAAGGCTGTGGTCTGGGACCTCAGGAAGAATGAGCCCATCATCAAAGTCAGTGACCACAGCAACAGA ATGCATTGCTCAGGAATGGCCTGGCATCCAGAAGTTGCAACCCAGCTAGTCCTTTCCTCTGAGGATGACCGTTTGCCAGTGATCCAAATATGGGACTTACGCTTTGCTACCTCTCCTCTTAGCCAGCTGGAAGGGCACACCAG GGGAGTTCTCTCTGTTTCTTGGTGCCAGGCTGACCCTGAACTGCTTTTGAGTAGTGCCAAAGACAACCGAATCTTGTGCTGGAACCCAAGTATGGGGGAG GTGGTGTATGAGTTGCCCATTCGGAGTCAGTGGTGCTTTGATGTCCAGTGGTGTCCTAGGAATCCTTCAGTCTTCTCTGCTGCCACTTTTGATGGGTGGATCAACATTTATTCTGTTATGGGTGGGAACTTAGAAGCTCAGCAGAAGACACAGGCTGACAAG ATATCTTCCTCCTTCAACAACCTGGATCCCTTTGGCACAGGACAGAgccttcctcctctgcaggtGCCAGAGCAAGTAACTCAGACCACCTTGATTccaccattaaaaaaaccacccaagTGGATTCGCAGACCTGTGGGGGTTTCATTTGCA TTTGGAGGAAAACTGATTACCTTTGGTCTAACCAAAGCTCCTGGACAGCAAATGCAGCAGACTTACCCACACCAGGTATTCATCAGTCAAGTCACTACTGAAACTGAATTCCTACTCCGATCCAAAGAACTGCAGATGGCCTTGCAGTCAGGGAACCTCCTTGATTACTGCCAGGGCAAGATCCAGACAGCCAAGCTGCCATTTGATGAGAACCTTTGGAACTTCTTGAAG GTGAATTTGGAGCAAGAGTCCAGGACTAAACTTCTCAAGCTGCTGGGCTACAGTAAAGAGGATCTGCAAAAAAAG ATTGCCTCATGTTTGAGTAATGGGATCCCAGATAAACAGCCCCTTCCTGAGGCAGGTGATACAAATTCTGCTCCAGATCAG CTTTTGATGAATTCCAGCGATGATGTAGCTGCTGTTTCTTCCTCTTCAGCCTTTTTTGATAACCTCATCCCACAGAATATGAGCACATTGGAGATTCCTGTCACAGAAG ACACAGATGGACTCATCAGCCAAGCCCTTTTGttggggaattttgagggtGCAGTGGAGCTGTGCATGCGAGCAGAGCGCTTTGCTGATGCCATCATCTTAGCCATAGCTGGTGGGGATAACCTCCTGAGGGAAACCCAGAAGCGCTACTTTGCCAAGCGGAAAACAAATCTATCCGTG ctgctttcctccaTTGTGCAGCAGAAGTGGCAAGATATTGTTTGCACTTGTGATCTACAGAGCTGGAAGGAGGCACTGGCCATCTTGTTAACATACTCAAAGCAGGAAGACTACACTCAGCTCTGTG ACATGTTGGGTGCCCGCCTGGAGTCAGAGGGAGATGCAGCCCTGTCCAATGATGCCTGCCTCTGCTATATCTCATCAGGCAATGTGGAGAGGCTGGTGGAATGTTGGGTAAAAAACCATGAGACTTCATCACCACTTGCCCTACAG GATCTTGTAGAGAAGgtgatggtgctgagcaggtccATTGAGATGCTCCGAggcactgcagcaccagcaccaggccCTGTCTTGGCAGAACGAATCACCCAGTATGCCAATCTCCTGGCTTCACAAGGATGCTTGGCAGCTGCAATGAATTACCTACCCAGCAGCTCTAGAGAG CTCCTGATTGAACAGCTCCGAGACCGGCTCTTTCATGCTCAGGGAGAGAGTGTGGGTGATCAGCAgccacccccttttccctatGCTCGTGTCAACGTAGGGGTCATCAAACCCGCAGCAGCCAAGGGTGCTTCCATCCTTGAAGGAGCAGCCCACAAAGCAGGTCCCAGACATCCAGAGAAG CCCAACTATCCGTCGTCATTTGCCCCTTCAGCAGCATCTCAGCCTTCAGTGCCTTCCCTCTTCACACCTCAGCCAGTGCCAGCAATGCCTGTGACACCTCACCATGTTGCCCCTCCCCAGGCCAGCACAGGTCCACAAACAAGTGTCTATTCCAGAGACACATACCCATACCCACAGTACAACTTGGGCTTGAATCCAGCAACTGTCTCAGGGCCAG CTGTGTCACAGTCTCAGCCATTTGGACCGATGGGAGTCAGACCTGTTGGTCCTGCTCATTTCCCCAGTCAGCCCTCTCTGCCAGGACAGTTGATGCCCATGACATCTCCTGGTGTTCCACCACCCAGACCTGCCCTCTTCACTCCAGCCTCAGCCCCATCATCTCAGcttcctgcagcctgtcctCTCCCTCCAGCAAGCCAGTCTCCTCTAGACTTCTCTTCAGCACCTTTCAACTGCCCCATGAACATGGGTTATCCTCAGGGAGGTCCTGGAGCTCCATCTACTAAACCACTGCCAGCagccattcctcctcctcccacag CTCAGGAATCTTGGAGTGATCCCTCTACTGGAAGAGGAagccttcaaaagaaaaag TTGCCTGAGAAATTTACTCCTCTGGCCCCCATCACAGCTCCAGTAATGGGCGTGCCTGCTGAACCCCAAGGGATCCATCCTCAGCTATCCAGGTTGCAAGAATCTGGCCAGTCACCCCCAGGAGCACCCAAGGAAGGCAGCCTACAG tatCACCAGCTACCTAGGGAAAGCATTgagaggaaggagctgccccCTGAGCACCAGGCTTTGAAGGCTACGTTTGAAGGGCTGGTACAACGCTGCTCGGCTGTTGCCACTGATCCA AAAACGCGAAGGAAGCTGGAGGACGCGCTGCAGCGGCTGGAGTGTTTGTACGAGAAGCTGCGCGAGCAGGCC CTCTCTCCAAACATCCTCATGGGTCTCCATGAAATTGCCCGATGCATTGAGGCTAAGAACTACCCACAGGGTCTCCTGGTTCACACCCAAgttgtgagcagcagcagtttcagtGAGGTGTCTGGTTTCATGCCCATCCTGAAAGTCCTCATGACCATAGCAGGCAAGCTGAATGTGTAA
- the SEC31B gene encoding protein transport protein Sec31B isoform X1: protein MKLKEIERTAVQAWSPANNHPIYLATGTSAQQLDASFSTNATLEIFEADFRDPSLDMKQKGALPASNRFHKLIWGNFGNGSAESSGVLIGGGDNGVLTMYSVQRVLASKGDPVIAQAEKHSGPVRALDFNPFQNNLLASGANDSEIFIWDLNNFSVPMTPGTKSQPHEDISVVSWNRQVQHILSSAHPSGKAVVWDLRKNEPIIKVSDHSNRMHCSGMAWHPEVATQLVLSSEDDRLPVIQIWDLRFATSPLSQLEGHTRGVLSVSWCQADPELLLSSAKDNRILCWNPSMGEVVYELPIRSQWCFDVQWCPRNPSVFSAATFDGWINIYSVMGGNLEAQQKTQADKISSSFNNLDPFGTGQSLPPLQVPEQVTQTTLIPPLKKPPKWIRRPVGVSFAFGGKLITFGLTKAPGQQMQQTYPHQVFISQVTTETEFLLRSKELQMALQSGNLLDYCQGKIQTAKLPFDENLWNFLKVNLEQESRTKLLKLLGYSKEDLQKKIASCLSNGIPDKQPLPEAGDTNSAPDQLLMNSSDDVAAVSSSSAFFDNLIPQNMSTLEIPVTEDTDGLISQALLLGNFEGAVELCMRAERFADAIILAIAGGDNLLRETQKRYFAKRKTNLSVLLSSIVQQKWQDIVCTCDLQSWKEALAILLTYSKQEDYTQLCDMLGARLESEGDAALSNDACLCYISSGNVERLVECWVKNHETSSPLALQDLVEKVMVLSRSIEMLRGTAAPAPGPVLAERITQYANLLASQGCLAAAMNYLPSSSRELLIEQLRDRLFHAQGESVGDQQPPPFPYARVNVGVIKPAAAKGASILEGAAHKAGPRHPEKPNYPSSFAPSAASQPSVPSLFTPQPVPAMPVTPHHVAPPQASTGPQTSVYSRDTYPYPQYNLGLNPATVSGPAVSQSQPFGPMGVRPVGPAHFPSQPSLPGQLMPMTSPGVPPPRPALFTPASAPSSQLPAACPLPPASQSPLDFSSAPFNCPMNMGYPQGGPGAPSTKPLPAAIPPPPTGFFPWLDPHTDHAAAQESWSDPSTGRGSLQKKKLPEKFTPLAPITAPVMGVPAEPQGIHPQLSRLQESGQSPPGAPKEGSLQYHQLPRESIERKELPPEHQALKATFEGLVQRCSAVATDPKTRRKLEDALQRLECLYEKLREQALSPNILMGLHEIARCIEAKNYPQGLLVHTQVVSSSSFSEVSGFMPILKVLMTIAGKLNV, encoded by the exons GAACATCTGCCCAACAACTGGATGCATCCTTCAGCACAAATGCCACCTTGGAAATATTTGAAGCTGACTTCAGGGATCCCTCCCTGGATATGAAGCAGAAAGGAGCACTTCCTGCCTCAAACAG GTTTCATAAGCTGATCTGGGGGAACTTTGGCAATGGTTCTGCAGAGTCCTCCGGAGTGCTCATTGGCGGGGGGGATAACGGAGTGCTGACCATGTACAGCGTGCAGCGCGTCCTGGCCTCCAAGGGCGACCCCGTCATTGCGCAGGCAGAGAAGCACTCAGGGCCTGTTCGAGCCCTTGACTTCAACCCTTTCCAG aataATCTCTTGGCTTCTGGAGCCAATGATTCTGAAATTTTCATCTGGGACTTGAATAATTTCAGTGTGCCTATGACTCCGGGGACTAAATCACAG CCGCATGAAGACATCAGTGTGGTGTCCTGGAATCGGCAGGTGCAGCATATCCTGTCCTCTGCTCACCCCAGCGGCAAGGCTGTGGTCTGGGACCTCAGGAAGAATGAGCCCATCATCAAAGTCAGTGACCACAGCAACAGA ATGCATTGCTCAGGAATGGCCTGGCATCCAGAAGTTGCAACCCAGCTAGTCCTTTCCTCTGAGGATGACCGTTTGCCAGTGATCCAAATATGGGACTTACGCTTTGCTACCTCTCCTCTTAGCCAGCTGGAAGGGCACACCAG GGGAGTTCTCTCTGTTTCTTGGTGCCAGGCTGACCCTGAACTGCTTTTGAGTAGTGCCAAAGACAACCGAATCTTGTGCTGGAACCCAAGTATGGGGGAG GTGGTGTATGAGTTGCCCATTCGGAGTCAGTGGTGCTTTGATGTCCAGTGGTGTCCTAGGAATCCTTCAGTCTTCTCTGCTGCCACTTTTGATGGGTGGATCAACATTTATTCTGTTATGGGTGGGAACTTAGAAGCTCAGCAGAAGACACAGGCTGACAAG ATATCTTCCTCCTTCAACAACCTGGATCCCTTTGGCACAGGACAGAgccttcctcctctgcaggtGCCAGAGCAAGTAACTCAGACCACCTTGATTccaccattaaaaaaaccacccaagTGGATTCGCAGACCTGTGGGGGTTTCATTTGCA TTTGGAGGAAAACTGATTACCTTTGGTCTAACCAAAGCTCCTGGACAGCAAATGCAGCAGACTTACCCACACCAGGTATTCATCAGTCAAGTCACTACTGAAACTGAATTCCTACTCCGATCCAAAGAACTGCAGATGGCCTTGCAGTCAGGGAACCTCCTTGATTACTGCCAGGGCAAGATCCAGACAGCCAAGCTGCCATTTGATGAGAACCTTTGGAACTTCTTGAAG GTGAATTTGGAGCAAGAGTCCAGGACTAAACTTCTCAAGCTGCTGGGCTACAGTAAAGAGGATCTGCAAAAAAAG ATTGCCTCATGTTTGAGTAATGGGATCCCAGATAAACAGCCCCTTCCTGAGGCAGGTGATACAAATTCTGCTCCAGATCAG CTTTTGATGAATTCCAGCGATGATGTAGCTGCTGTTTCTTCCTCTTCAGCCTTTTTTGATAACCTCATCCCACAGAATATGAGCACATTGGAGATTCCTGTCACAGAAG ACACAGATGGACTCATCAGCCAAGCCCTTTTGttggggaattttgagggtGCAGTGGAGCTGTGCATGCGAGCAGAGCGCTTTGCTGATGCCATCATCTTAGCCATAGCTGGTGGGGATAACCTCCTGAGGGAAACCCAGAAGCGCTACTTTGCCAAGCGGAAAACAAATCTATCCGTG ctgctttcctccaTTGTGCAGCAGAAGTGGCAAGATATTGTTTGCACTTGTGATCTACAGAGCTGGAAGGAGGCACTGGCCATCTTGTTAACATACTCAAAGCAGGAAGACTACACTCAGCTCTGTG ACATGTTGGGTGCCCGCCTGGAGTCAGAGGGAGATGCAGCCCTGTCCAATGATGCCTGCCTCTGCTATATCTCATCAGGCAATGTGGAGAGGCTGGTGGAATGTTGGGTAAAAAACCATGAGACTTCATCACCACTTGCCCTACAG GATCTTGTAGAGAAGgtgatggtgctgagcaggtccATTGAGATGCTCCGAggcactgcagcaccagcaccaggccCTGTCTTGGCAGAACGAATCACCCAGTATGCCAATCTCCTGGCTTCACAAGGATGCTTGGCAGCTGCAATGAATTACCTACCCAGCAGCTCTAGAGAG CTCCTGATTGAACAGCTCCGAGACCGGCTCTTTCATGCTCAGGGAGAGAGTGTGGGTGATCAGCAgccacccccttttccctatGCTCGTGTCAACGTAGGGGTCATCAAACCCGCAGCAGCCAAGGGTGCTTCCATCCTTGAAGGAGCAGCCCACAAAGCAGGTCCCAGACATCCAGAGAAG CCCAACTATCCGTCGTCATTTGCCCCTTCAGCAGCATCTCAGCCTTCAGTGCCTTCCCTCTTCACACCTCAGCCAGTGCCAGCAATGCCTGTGACACCTCACCATGTTGCCCCTCCCCAGGCCAGCACAGGTCCACAAACAAGTGTCTATTCCAGAGACACATACCCATACCCACAGTACAACTTGGGCTTGAATCCAGCAACTGTCTCAGGGCCAG CTGTGTCACAGTCTCAGCCATTTGGACCGATGGGAGTCAGACCTGTTGGTCCTGCTCATTTCCCCAGTCAGCCCTCTCTGCCAGGACAGTTGATGCCCATGACATCTCCTGGTGTTCCACCACCCAGACCTGCCCTCTTCACTCCAGCCTCAGCCCCATCATCTCAGcttcctgcagcctgtcctCTCCCTCCAGCAAGCCAGTCTCCTCTAGACTTCTCTTCAGCACCTTTCAACTGCCCCATGAACATGGGTTATCCTCAGGGAGGTCCTGGAGCTCCATCTACTAAACCACTGCCAGCagccattcctcctcctcccacag GTTTCTTCCCTTGGCTAGATCCCCACACGGATCATGCAG CAGCTCAGGAATCTTGGAGTGATCCCTCTACTGGAAGAGGAagccttcaaaagaaaaag TTGCCTGAGAAATTTACTCCTCTGGCCCCCATCACAGCTCCAGTAATGGGCGTGCCTGCTGAACCCCAAGGGATCCATCCTCAGCTATCCAGGTTGCAAGAATCTGGCCAGTCACCCCCAGGAGCACCCAAGGAAGGCAGCCTACAG tatCACCAGCTACCTAGGGAAAGCATTgagaggaaggagctgccccCTGAGCACCAGGCTTTGAAGGCTACGTTTGAAGGGCTGGTACAACGCTGCTCGGCTGTTGCCACTGATCCA AAAACGCGAAGGAAGCTGGAGGACGCGCTGCAGCGGCTGGAGTGTTTGTACGAGAAGCTGCGCGAGCAGGCC CTCTCTCCAAACATCCTCATGGGTCTCCATGAAATTGCCCGATGCATTGAGGCTAAGAACTACCCACAGGGTCTCCTGGTTCACACCCAAgttgtgagcagcagcagtttcagtGAGGTGTCTGGTTTCATGCCCATCCTGAAAGTCCTCATGACCATAGCAGGCAAGCTGAATGTGTAA